ACTTGTAGTCTCGGGCGACGACCACATTCTCGAGTTCCTCACCGGCCCACTTGGCCACCTCGGCCACGTCGACCATGCCGGCGATGTTGCTGCCGCAGTGGCAGATGTAGACACCGACCTTTTCGGCCATGCTATCCCTCCCCTCGGCGACCCGGCATGGGCAGCGCCTTGTCATCCCGCTTGCGCCGCGGCCCGGCGGCCTCGGTAGGCTCGATCTCCGCCCCCACCTTGGCCAGGGCCTCGGCGGCGGACACGAGCTCCTGTCCGATGCCCAGGTCGCGGGGCGGGAGCCCCAAGGCCAGGCCGATCAGCTGCGTGAAGTACAGGACGGGAATGTGGTACGAAGTCCCGAAGTGGCGATTCATAGCCCCCTGGAACCCGTCCAGATTGAGCTGGCACATCGGACAGATGGTGACGACCAGGTCGGCCTGGTAGTCGTCGGCGCCCTTGATCAGCTGTCGGATCAACTCGAAGCCGGTGGCTTCGCTGATCTGGGTCATATGGCCGCCGCAGCAGTGAGCCTTCATCGGGTAGTCGACGACCTCGGCGCCGAGGGCGCCCAGGATCTTGTCCAGCGTCATCGGGTATTCGGGGTCGTCGTCGCCATTGTGGAAGCCCGGGCGGACGATCATGCAGCCGTAGTACGGCGCCACCCGCAGGCCCTTGAGCGGGCGGGTGGTCTTGGCCTGCAAGGCCTCCAGGCCGATGTCGTTGTAGACGATGTCCAGCAAATGGCGAACATGCAGTGTCCCGCCCTTGTAGCTCAGCCCGGCTTCCGCCAAGGCTTGATCGACGCGCCCTGCCAGGGCTGGCTCGGTCGACATGTACTTGTCGCACTTGCGCAGGTTGAGGTAGCAGGCGCTGCAGGGTGCCACCAGGGTGTCCAGGCCTTCATTCTTGGTCGCCTGGGCCAGGTTGCGGGCGATCAGGCTGTAGGCGGCCGTCTGGTTGAGAGCGTGGTATTCGGTGGCGCCGCAGCAGTTCCAGTCTTCGACCTCGACGAACTCCAGGCCCAGCGGCCCGGCGATGGCCATCGTCGACTCGTGGTAGGAAGCGGCGTTCTTTTCGAGCGAGCAACCGGGGTAGTAGCTGTATTTCATGCCTGCGCCTCCAGCTGCTTGGCCTTGGCCAGGATTCGCTTCAAGCCGTCCAGGCCCTTGATGCGGGTCGGGGTGAAGGCCATGCGTCCTTTGGTGAGCATGCCGACGCCCATGTCGACGATCTTGAAGGCGCCGAAGGGGTTGTGGCGGATCATGTGCATCCCCATCAGGCCGAGCTCAAAGGACCGCCCGTAGTCCTCCACCCAGCGAATGAACGCCCGCGAGAAATCGGGGGCCTTGGAGTCGTCGAACAGCCCCTGGCGTACAGCCATGCGCTTCAGGCTGTACATGAGCTCGGTGATCGGAATCTCCTTGGGGCAGCGGGTCATGCAGTAGTAGCACGACACGCAGAACCACGGCGTATTGGAGCGCAGCACATCCTCCCGCAGCCCGGCGTTGATCATGGCGAACAGCTGCCGCGGCGAGTGATCCATGTCGGGTCCTGAAGGGCACGAGCCTCCGCAGGTCCCGCACTGGATGCAGGTCAGCAGCGCCTCCCCTCCCGGGGTGGCGGCGATGACCTCGCTCTGGAAGCCGTCTCTCCCGCTCGGCTCATGCATTCGGCACCTCCCATCGCAAATGGAAAAGCCCCACGCCCGGCGCAAACGCGCCCGCGTGAGGCTGACCGGCCATAGCCGTATCTCCAAGCATCGATTGCCCTCCCCCAGGGGCGGGGCGGCGGTCCCCCGACCGTGCTTGCCCTCCGCTGGGTTGGCCACGGGATCTTCGCCGGCGCCTTATGTGACAGAATTCACATACGCCAACGACGGGATAACCGTCCCCGTAACCAGCCTCCACTATCTGGGAATCTCCCTGTCTTGCGAAGTGATAGAGGGCCTCGCGGCCGTAGCAAGATGTCCCTCACCGGGCAGGCAAAGGGATGGGCTGGCACGGGGTGAAGCGCGAGGCCATCCGGGTGATTGTTCGAGTCCGGTAGGCGGGGCAAGGCGATCGGGCAGGGTGCCGCGTGGAAGGCTGGGTGATACTTGGCCACAGGGGTTGTGAAAGGTGTCGCTTGTGCATCTGCGGATCTGAAGCCACACTGAGACTATCGATCCGGAAATCCCGGTACTGACCCGACTTGAGGAGATGGATCCCATGCCACCCAGGAAGCCCGCCAAAGGCCGTACTCAGGCCACCAAGAAGTCGAAGCCCAAGAAGGTCCCGGCGAAGACGGTTGCCAAGAAGGCTGCTAGGCCCAAAGCGACCCCGAAGAAGCTGCCCTACAAGCCGATCAGGCTCAAACTGCTCCGGCCCGTGCCTTCGGACATCGAGATCGCCCAAGCCGTCACCCCCAAGCCGGTAACACTCATCGCTAAGGAGGTCGGACTGAAGCCGTCGGAACTCGAGCTGCATGGCGAGTACAAGGCCAAAGTGCGGTTGGGGGTGCTCGACCGCCTCAAGCAGCGCCCCAACGGCAAGTACATCGACGTCACGGCCATCACGCCCACGCCGCTGGGCGAAGGCAAGAGCACGACCATGATGGGCCTGAGCCAGGCCCTCGGGGCGCATCTCGGAAAGCGCGTGTTCACCTGCATTCGCCAGCCGAGCCAAGGCCCGACGTTTGGCATCAAGGGCGGGGCCGCCGGCGGCGGCTACTCCCAGGTCATCCCGATGGAGGACTTCAATCTGCACCTGACCGGGGACATCCATGCCATCACCGCCTCCAACAACTTGCTGGCGGCCGCTATCGATGCCCGGATGTTCCATGAGGCCGAGCAAGACGACGAGAAGCTGTTCAACGCCCTGTGCCCCAAGAACAAGCAGGGCAAGCGCCGCTTTTCGCCCAGCATGCTCCGG
This sequence is a window from Anaerolineales bacterium. Protein-coding genes within it:
- a CDS encoding CoB--CoM heterodisulfide reductase iron-sulfur subunit B family protein, which produces MKYSYYPGCSLEKNAASYHESTMAIAGPLGLEFVEVEDWNCCGATEYHALNQTAAYSLIARNLAQATKNEGLDTLVAPCSACYLNLRKCDKYMSTEPALAGRVDQALAEAGLSYKGGTLHVRHLLDIVYNDIGLEALQAKTTRPLKGLRVAPYYGCMIVRPGFHNGDDDPEYPMTLDKILGALGAEVVDYPMKAHCCGGHMTQISEATGFELIRQLIKGADDYQADLVVTICPMCQLNLDGFQGAMNRHFGTSYHIPVLYFTQLIGLALGLPPRDLGIGQELVSAAEALAKVGAEIEPTEAAGPRRKRDDKALPMPGRRGEG
- a CDS encoding 4Fe-4S dicluster domain-containing protein translates to MHEPSGRDGFQSEVIAATPGGEALLTCIQCGTCGGSCPSGPDMDHSPRQLFAMINAGLREDVLRSNTPWFCVSCYYCMTRCPKEIPITELMYSLKRMAVRQGLFDDSKAPDFSRAFIRWVEDYGRSFELGLMGMHMIRHNPFGAFKIVDMGVGMLTKGRMAFTPTRIKGLDGLKRILAKAKQLEAQA